From a single Brassica oleracea var. oleracea cultivar TO1000 chromosome C5, BOL, whole genome shotgun sequence genomic region:
- the LOC106293427 gene encoding transcription factor MYB108-like, producing the protein MDEKGRNLKNNNMEDEMDLKRGPWTAEEDFKLMNYIATHGEGRWNSLSRCAGLQRTGKSCRLRWLNYLRPDVRRGNITLEEQLLILELHSRWGNRWSKIAQYLPGRTDNEIKNYWRTRVQKHAKQLKCDVNSQQFKDTMKYLWMPRLVERIQSASAAATVATTTNTTTTTVSAATSSSNTTSNNQFMTYDYNNNSMGQQFGVVNNDYITPENSNVAVSPMSDLTEYYSAPNTYPEYYSGQVGNSYYPDQDLVVPQILPDNYLDYSGLLDEDLAVMQEQSNLNWFEDINGATSSSDSLWNIGESDEDLWFLQDQEQFNNNGNF; encoded by the exons ATGGATGAGAAAGGAAGAAACTTGAAGAACAACAACATGGAAGACGAAATGGACCTGAAGAGAGGTCCATGGACCGCTGAAGAAGATTTTAAGCTCATGAATTACATTGCTACTCATGGAGAAGGTCGATGGAACTCTCTTTCTCGTTGTGCAG GACTCCAACGCACCGGTAAAAGCTGTAGGTTACGGTGGTTAAACTATCTCCGCCCTGATGTCCGCCGTGGAAACATTACCCTCGAAGAACAACTCTTGATCCTCGAACTTCATTCCCGTTGGGGCAATCG ATGGTCAAAAATCGCACAATACCTACCGGGAAGAACAGACAATGAGATCAAAAACTACTGGAGAACCCGAGTTCAAAAACATGCAAAGCAGCTTAAATGCGACGTGAACAGTCAGCAATTCAAAGACACAATGAAGTATTTGTGGATGCCTAGGCTGGTCGAGAGGATCCAATCTGCCTCGGCCGCAGCCACCGTAGCCACAACCACCAACACCACTACCACGACAGTATCAGCCGCTACGTCATCTAGCAACACAACCTCTAACAATCAATTCATGACGTATGATTACAACAACAACAGCATGGGACAACAATTTGGTGTAGTGAACAACGATTATATCACGCCCGAAAACTCTAACGTGGCAGTGTCTCCGATGTCAGATTTGACGGAGTACTACAGCGCTCCAAACACGTACCCGGAATACTATTCGGGTCAAGTGGGGAATAGCTATTATCCGGATCAGGACTTGGTGGTTCCGCAAATATTACCGGATAATTATTTGGATTATTCTGGATTATTAGACGAAGATTTGGCGGTTATGCAGGAGCAGAGTAACCTTAACTGGTTTGAAGATATTAATGGAGCTACTTCTTCTTCAGACAGTTTATGGAACATTGGAGAAAGTGATGAAGACTTATGGTTTTTACAGGATCAAGAACAGTTCAACAATAATGGCAACTTCTGA
- the LOC106292410 gene encoding uncharacterized protein LOC106292410, with protein MHEDQGNQHQQHLPVATFDWQKFIWRETTSPKLKIFLWRLCRGALPLGANLRCRGINTPGLCPHCNEDETALHLFLLCPFAAQVWERAPYVTQPNFSDAETLHDAFLLMSTMVSLPPTGVSTCLTSWLLWNIWTARNLLVFENRQIPATTVVSKACSSGREWLQAQVPTSTQL; from the coding sequence ATGCACGAAGATCAAGGGAATCAACATCAACAACATCTCCCTGTGGCTACTTTTGACTGGCAGAAGTTCATCTGGCGTGAAACGACATCACCGAAACTGAAAATCTTCCTGTGGAGGTTGTGTCGGGGAGCTCTCCCACTCGGGGCAAACCTTCGTTGTCGGGGAATCAACACGCCGGGCCTCTGCCCTCACTGTAACGAGGATGAAACGGCGCTGCACCTGTTTTTGCTATGTCCTTTTGCGGCTCAGGTGTGGGAAAGAGCCCCTTACGTTACCCAGCCTAACTTCTCTGATGCGGAAACACTCCATGATGCCTTTCTGCTCATGTCGACAATGGTGAGTCTCCCGCCCACAGGGGTGTCAACGTGCCTCACCTCCTGGCTTCTGTGGAATATATGGACTGCTCGGAACTTGCTAGTCTTCGAAAACAGACAGATCCCGGCGACTACCGTGGTTTCCAAGGCATGCTCTTCTGGTCGTGAATGGTTACAGGCACAGGTGCCGACATCCACACAATTGTGA